Proteins encoded in a region of the Scatophagus argus isolate fScaArg1 chromosome 1, fScaArg1.pri, whole genome shotgun sequence genome:
- the anp32a gene encoding acidic leucine-rich nuclear phosphoprotein 32 family member A isoform X2, whose translation MDMKKRIHLELRNRTPSDVKELVLDNCRSNEGKIEGLTDEFEELEFLSTINVGLTTVAHLPKLNKLKKLELSDNRISGGLEVLAEKCPNLTHLNLSGNKIKDLSTIEPLKELGTLKSLDLFNCEVTNLNEYRDNVFKLLPQLTYLDGYDKDDKEAPDSDAEVYAEGLDDDEDDEDDVDEEEYDEDTAPGDEEEEEGEEDEEENEEEEEEDLSGEEEEEEDLNDREVDDEEDEEEERGQKRKRELDEEGEEDEDD comes from the exons ATGGACATGAAGAAAAGAATCCATCTAGAGTTGCGGAACCGCACTCCGTCAGAT GTCAAAGAACTTGTGCTAGACAACTGTCGCTCAAATGAAGGCAAGATCGAGGGTCTAACAGATGAATTTGAGGAGCTGGAATTTCTAAGCACAATCAATGTTGGACTGACGACAGTTGCCCACTTGCCGAAGCTAAATAAACTCAAAAAG CTTGAACTCAGCGATAACAGGATCTCAGGAGGGTTGGAAGTTCTGGCAGAGAAATGCCCCAACCTCACGCATCTCAACCTTAGTGGCAACAAGATTAAAGACCTCAGTACAATAGAACCATTG AAAGAATTGGGGACCCTGAAAAGTCTAGATCTGTTTAACTGTGAAGTGACAAACCTGAATGAGTACAGAGACAACGTATTCAAGCTACTACCCCAGCTCACGTACCTGGACGGCTATGACAAAGACGACAAAGAGGCACCCGATTCAGACGCTGAGGTTTACGCAGAGGGCTTGGATGATGACGAGGATGATGAAGACG ATGTAGACGAAGAGGAGTACGATGAAGATACAGCACcaggagacgaggaggaggaagagggagaggaagacgaagaggagaatgaagaagaggaggaggaggacctcAGTGGAGAG gaggaagaggaggaagatttGAATGACAGAGAGGTTgacgatgaggaggatgagg
- the anp32a gene encoding acidic leucine-rich nuclear phosphoprotein 32 family member A isoform X1 yields MENLSCDVLAWRYKVSYKLKGDGDVGSHRGERVYSWQVPQVKELVLDNCRSNEGKIEGLTDEFEELEFLSTINVGLTTVAHLPKLNKLKKLELSDNRISGGLEVLAEKCPNLTHLNLSGNKIKDLSTIEPLKELGTLKSLDLFNCEVTNLNEYRDNVFKLLPQLTYLDGYDKDDKEAPDSDAEVYAEGLDDDEDDEDDVDEEEYDEDTAPGDEEEEEGEEDEEENEEEEEEDLSGEEEEEEDLNDREVDDEEDEEEERGQKRKRELDEEGEEDEDD; encoded by the exons ATGGAGAATCTTTCGTGTGATGTCTTGGCGTGGAGATACAAAGTTTCTTACAAGTTAAAAGGTGATGGAGACGTCGGGTCACATCGTGGGGAACGTGTTTACAGTTGGCAGGTGCCGCAG GTCAAAGAACTTGTGCTAGACAACTGTCGCTCAAATGAAGGCAAGATCGAGGGTCTAACAGATGAATTTGAGGAGCTGGAATTTCTAAGCACAATCAATGTTGGACTGACGACAGTTGCCCACTTGCCGAAGCTAAATAAACTCAAAAAG CTTGAACTCAGCGATAACAGGATCTCAGGAGGGTTGGAAGTTCTGGCAGAGAAATGCCCCAACCTCACGCATCTCAACCTTAGTGGCAACAAGATTAAAGACCTCAGTACAATAGAACCATTG AAAGAATTGGGGACCCTGAAAAGTCTAGATCTGTTTAACTGTGAAGTGACAAACCTGAATGAGTACAGAGACAACGTATTCAAGCTACTACCCCAGCTCACGTACCTGGACGGCTATGACAAAGACGACAAAGAGGCACCCGATTCAGACGCTGAGGTTTACGCAGAGGGCTTGGATGATGACGAGGATGATGAAGACG ATGTAGACGAAGAGGAGTACGATGAAGATACAGCACcaggagacgaggaggaggaagagggagaggaagacgaagaggagaatgaagaagaggaggaggaggacctcAGTGGAGAG gaggaagaggaggaagatttGAATGACAGAGAGGTTgacgatgaggaggatgagg